In Janibacter cremeus, a genomic segment contains:
- a CDS encoding histone-like nucleoid-structuring protein Lsr2: protein MAQRVEIILEDDIDGGDATETVTFGLDGVTYEIDLNDSNAAALRDALAGYVGAGRRVAGRRSSGSSSSRSNSGELAKIRQWARSNGYDVSDRGRISKKVREAYAKANG from the coding sequence ATGGCCCAGCGAGTTGAAATCATCCTCGAGGACGACATCGACGGGGGTGACGCGACCGAGACCGTCACCTTCGGCCTCGACGGCGTGACCTACGAGATCGACCTCAACGACAGCAACGCCGCCGCACTGCGCGACGCCCTCGCCGGCTACGTCGGGGCCGGTCGTCGGGTGGCCGGTCGTCGCAGCAGTGGTTCCTCCTCCTCGCGGTCCAACAGCGGGGAGCTGGCCAAGATCCGCCAGTGGGCGCGGTCCAACGGCTACGACGTGTCCGACCGCGGCCGGATCAGCAAGAAGGTCCGCGAGGCCTACGCCAAGGCCAACGGCTGA
- a CDS encoding (2Fe-2S)-binding protein → MPAEELRAVVAELDRHLAFLTVRVVDDGDPDRGIPLARASQIAPPWIEAYREVTIAQSGTAPAGMPAAFVLQYLLDPLATVIATAAVHTPFALDADPALWSLDLDPTYLYPVAVQLRHGDHRRIADDVDRHDAAFSGYSATGTALATDLPTPTKMSSRQRLGMVEDMWEIALSRILGAAPPARRSCCLMYALPGLTACAGCPRQA, encoded by the coding sequence GTGCCTGCTGAGGAGCTGCGCGCCGTCGTCGCGGAGCTCGACCGGCATCTTGCCTTCCTCACGGTCCGGGTCGTCGACGACGGCGACCCGGACCGTGGCATTCCCCTGGCGCGTGCATCACAGATCGCACCGCCGTGGATCGAGGCCTACCGCGAGGTGACGATCGCCCAGTCCGGCACCGCGCCGGCCGGGATGCCCGCGGCGTTCGTCCTGCAGTACCTGCTCGACCCGCTGGCGACGGTCATCGCGACCGCGGCGGTGCACACCCCCTTCGCCCTCGACGCCGACCCGGCGCTGTGGTCGCTCGATCTCGATCCGACCTACCTCTACCCGGTGGCGGTGCAGCTTCGACACGGTGACCACCGACGGATCGCCGACGATGTGGACCGGCACGACGCCGCCTTCTCGGGCTACAGCGCCACGGGTACCGCACTCGCGACGGACCTGCCGACGCCCACGAAGATGAGCAGCCGGCAGCGCTTGGGCATGGTCGAGGACATGTGGGAGATCGCCCTGTCCCGGATCCTGGGTGCTGCGCCACCGGCCCGCAGGTCGTGCTGCCTGATGTACGCACTGCCCGGACTGACCGCGTGCGCCGGGTGCCCGCGGCAGGCGTGA
- a CDS encoding VOC family protein → MNDIQVSPKLVVRDATAAIAFMVDVLDATEGPVHRHAGTVQHATVHVAGRALSLKDADEHDPVPSPGAIIEVVCADPDAVAERALAQGADVVFPVDDQPYGARAGRLVDPWGTQWLVTTPVAPT, encoded by the coding sequence ATGAACGACATCCAGGTCTCCCCCAAACTCGTCGTGCGCGACGCCACGGCCGCCATCGCCTTCATGGTCGACGTCCTCGACGCCACCGAAGGACCGGTGCACCGCCACGCCGGGACGGTCCAGCACGCCACCGTGCACGTCGCCGGACGCGCGCTCAGCCTCAAGGACGCCGACGAGCACGACCCCGTCCCGTCACCGGGCGCCATCATCGAGGTCGTCTGCGCCGACCCGGACGCCGTCGCCGAGCGTGCGCTCGCCCAGGGGGCCGACGTCGTCTTCCCCGTGGACGACCAGCCCTACGGGGCCCGCGCCGGACGTCTGGTCGACCCGTGGGGCACACAGTGGCTGGTCACGACCCCGGTGGCTCCGACCTGA
- the ligD gene encoding non-homologous end-joining DNA ligase — MAESTGSVTRVRVGDRTMRLTSLEKVMYPATETTKGEVLSYYARAGETILAHLSGRPVTRVRFPHGVEDMSFFEKNLPSGAPSWLPRVQVDDVTYPLVEDMAQLTYLVNLNSIELHVPQWRVDDGARRNPDRLVIDLDPGKPAGLHECATVALLLRERLGGLGLDLYPVTSGSKGMQLYAPLGGDLTSDQVRDLAQQLAQEMTKKHPGLVLWRMTKSLRPGKVFLDWSQNVAAKTTVCPYSMRGRDDPWVAAPRTWHEVEAGAEDPEALRQLDVEEVLARLEEHGDLLAPLLSANR; from the coding sequence ATGGCTGAGTCGACAGGATCCGTGACGCGGGTGCGGGTCGGGGACCGGACGATGCGCCTGACCTCGTTGGAGAAGGTCATGTACCCCGCGACCGAGACGACAAAAGGGGAGGTCCTCAGCTACTACGCGCGAGCCGGGGAGACGATCCTCGCCCACCTGTCCGGTCGGCCGGTGACCCGCGTGCGCTTTCCCCACGGCGTCGAGGACATGAGCTTCTTCGAGAAGAACCTGCCCTCCGGGGCCCCCAGTTGGCTGCCGCGGGTGCAGGTCGACGACGTCACCTACCCGCTCGTGGAGGACATGGCCCAGCTGACGTACCTGGTCAACCTCAACAGCATCGAGCTGCACGTGCCGCAGTGGCGGGTCGACGACGGCGCGCGACGCAACCCCGACCGGCTCGTCATCGACCTCGACCCGGGCAAGCCGGCCGGGCTGCACGAGTGCGCCACCGTCGCGCTGCTGCTGCGCGAGCGGCTCGGGGGGCTCGGGCTCGACCTGTACCCGGTGACCTCCGGCAGCAAGGGCATGCAGCTCTACGCACCGCTGGGCGGCGACCTCACGAGCGACCAGGTCCGCGACCTCGCCCAGCAGCTCGCGCAGGAGATGACGAAGAAGCACCCCGGCCTCGTGCTGTGGAGGATGACGAAGTCGCTGCGACCGGGCAAGGTCTTCCTCGACTGGAGTCAGAACGTCGCAGCCAAGACGACCGTGTGCCCCTACTCGATGCGCGGTCGTGACGACCCGTGGGTGGCGGCCCCGCGCACCTGGCACGAGGTCGAGGCGGGTGCCGAGGACCCGGAGGCGCTGCGGCAGCTGGACGTCGAGGAGGTGCTCGCCCGGCTGGAGGAGCACGGGGACCTGCTCGCCCCGCTGCTGTCCGCCAATCGCTGA
- the ligD gene encoding non-homologous end-joining DNA ligase: MRPMLATLTETVPAGPEWVHEVKWDGMRVLVEAKGGALTVTSRTGRDVTVAYPELAPLADLYDDMVLDGELVAMVEGRPSFAGLTERMHVSSPRRAATLAVSRPVTLMAFDLLRLLGQDLTSQPWSARRQLLEQLEIDAPRWQVPPTYDDGEGLLAATADQGLEGIVAKRRSSSYAAGRRSPDWLKLPHRATESVAIGGWRPEVGGQLLGAVLVGVPGPDGWDFVGRVGSGLAGRAGAAMLQRLGPLERGDSPFAAEVPREDARGTTWVEPEIVIDVASLGRASGRLRQPSFVRVRSELTPTDLQETSDG; encoded by the coding sequence ATGCGCCCGATGCTCGCCACGCTCACCGAGACCGTCCCGGCGGGACCGGAGTGGGTCCACGAGGTCAAGTGGGACGGCATGCGCGTCCTCGTCGAGGCGAAGGGGGGCGCCCTGACCGTGACGAGTCGCACCGGCCGCGACGTCACGGTCGCCTACCCCGAGCTCGCGCCACTGGCGGACCTGTACGACGACATGGTGCTCGACGGTGAGCTCGTCGCCATGGTCGAGGGGCGGCCCTCCTTCGCCGGGTTGACCGAGCGGATGCACGTCAGCAGCCCCCGCCGCGCGGCGACCCTCGCCGTGAGCCGACCGGTGACGCTCATGGCGTTCGACCTGCTGCGCCTGCTCGGGCAGGACCTCACCTCCCAGCCGTGGTCGGCGCGACGGCAGCTCCTCGAGCAGCTCGAGATCGACGCTCCACGCTGGCAGGTCCCTCCGACCTACGACGACGGCGAGGGCCTGCTCGCCGCGACCGCGGACCAGGGCCTGGAGGGCATCGTCGCCAAGCGCCGCTCCTCTTCCTACGCCGCCGGGCGCCGCTCCCCCGACTGGCTCAAGCTGCCGCACCGCGCGACCGAGTCCGTGGCAATCGGTGGCTGGCGTCCCGAGGTGGGCGGACAGTTGCTCGGTGCCGTCCTCGTCGGTGTGCCCGGACCCGATGGCTGGGACTTCGTCGGCCGGGTGGGGTCCGGCCTCGCCGGCCGTGCGGGAGCCGCCATGCTCCAACGGCTGGGGCCCCTCGAGCGGGGGGACTCCCCCTTCGCCGCCGAGGTGCCCCGCGAAGATGCCCGAGGGACGACCTGGGTCGAGCCGGAGATCGTCATCGACGTGGCCAGCCTCGGCCGGGCCAGTGGCCGGCTGCGCCAACCCTCCTTCGTCCGGGTGCGCTCCGAACTCACGCCGACCGACCTGCAGGAGACGAGCGATGGCTGA
- a CDS encoding TetR/AcrR family transcriptional regulator translates to MITRPGRRGAYSKTPRQREKILDAAMAVFGQRGNRGSSLREIAERVGMSQAGLLHHFGSKNQLLLAVLERFDQEEQPDSPPRSVAEGIAYVREELIRGLDRPGLFQLQVTMSAEATDPAHPAHDHFVAHYRRVSTQFCEAIDGAVHAGQIRGDVDVPAMARLIMAVLDGLQLQKLLNEDVDVLTSIDLMFDGLLAAYGADDAGVTERPAHT, encoded by the coding sequence ATGATCACCCGACCCGGACGACGAGGGGCCTACTCCAAGACGCCTCGCCAGCGCGAGAAGATCCTCGACGCGGCGATGGCGGTCTTCGGCCAGCGGGGCAACCGGGGCTCGAGCCTTCGCGAGATCGCGGAGCGGGTGGGGATGAGCCAGGCCGGGCTGCTGCACCACTTCGGTTCCAAGAACCAGCTGCTGCTCGCCGTCCTGGAGCGCTTCGACCAGGAGGAGCAGCCTGATTCCCCGCCGCGGAGCGTGGCGGAGGGGATCGCCTACGTCCGCGAGGAGCTCATCCGGGGGCTCGACCGGCCCGGCCTCTTCCAGCTCCAGGTCACCATGTCCGCCGAGGCGACCGACCCCGCCCACCCCGCTCACGACCACTTCGTCGCCCACTACCGGAGGGTCAGCACGCAGTTCTGCGAAGCGATCGACGGGGCCGTCCATGCGGGACAGATCCGTGGGGACGTCGACGTCCCCGCGATGGCTCGTCTGATCATGGCCGTCCTCGACGGCCTGCAGCTGCAGAAGCTGCTCAACGAGGACGTCGACGTGCTCACCTCCATCGACCTGATGTTCGACGGGCTCCTCGCCGCCTACGGGGCCGACGATGCGGGGGTGACCGAACGGCCGGCGCACACCTGA
- a CDS encoding GH1 family beta-glucosidase, with translation MSYPDGFLWGVSTAAYQIEGAVDEDGRGRSVWDTFCEQPGVIADGSSGAVACDHYHRYAEDVALMRELGVGGYRFSIAWPRVLPTGSGAVNAAGLDFYDRLVDELCAAGIAPVPTLFHWDTPQAVEDEGGWLARDTAHRFAEYAAVVADRLGDRVPHWITINEPREVTMLGYGLGVHAPGRTGLFEALPVAHHLLLGHGLAVQSLRATGARSIGVAASHNPTWSAGESTADREAAELFDHLNNWLFADALVRGDYGEGWNELLPVQDGDMSIISQPLDWYGVNYYNPTRVGAPGSGSSEVDGVSTPDGLPFSFTPITDVPQTDFGWPVVPEGLTQILMTMRHRYGEAMPPVMITENGCSYDDPIAADGRIADERRIDYLDSHLTALREAICQGVDVRGYFTWSLLDNFEWAEGFRQRFGLVHVDYDTLARTRRDSFHWFAEHIRAHQ, from the coding sequence GTGAGCTATCCCGATGGCTTCCTGTGGGGAGTCTCCACGGCGGCGTACCAGATCGAGGGTGCGGTCGACGAGGACGGCCGGGGCCGTTCGGTCTGGGACACCTTCTGCGAGCAGCCCGGCGTGATCGCCGACGGCAGCAGCGGCGCGGTGGCCTGCGACCACTACCACCGCTACGCCGAGGACGTCGCCCTCATGCGCGAGCTGGGGGTGGGGGGATATCGCTTCTCGATCGCCTGGCCGCGCGTCCTGCCGACGGGAAGCGGCGCGGTCAACGCGGCGGGTCTCGACTTCTACGACCGGCTGGTGGACGAGCTGTGCGCGGCAGGCATCGCCCCAGTGCCCACGCTCTTCCACTGGGACACCCCCCAAGCCGTGGAGGACGAAGGGGGCTGGCTGGCGCGGGACACCGCCCACCGGTTCGCGGAGTACGCCGCTGTGGTCGCCGACCGACTGGGCGACCGTGTGCCGCACTGGATCACGATCAACGAGCCCCGAGAAGTGACCATGCTCGGCTACGGCCTCGGCGTGCACGCCCCCGGGCGCACAGGTCTCTTCGAGGCGCTGCCGGTGGCCCACCACCTGCTGCTCGGACACGGTCTGGCCGTGCAGTCCCTGCGGGCGACCGGCGCGAGGAGCATCGGGGTCGCGGCCAGCCACAATCCCACCTGGAGTGCCGGCGAGAGCACGGCCGACCGGGAGGCGGCCGAGCTGTTCGACCACCTCAACAACTGGCTCTTCGCCGATGCCCTCGTGCGTGGTGACTACGGCGAGGGGTGGAATGAACTGCTGCCCGTCCAGGACGGCGACATGTCGATCATCAGCCAGCCGCTGGACTGGTACGGGGTCAACTACTACAACCCCACCCGGGTCGGTGCTCCCGGCAGCGGGTCGAGCGAGGTCGACGGGGTGTCCACACCCGACGGGCTCCCGTTCTCCTTCACCCCGATCACGGACGTGCCCCAGACGGACTTCGGCTGGCCGGTCGTGCCGGAGGGGCTCACCCAGATCCTGATGACGATGAGGCACAGGTACGGCGAGGCCATGCCTCCCGTGATGATCACCGAGAACGGCTGCTCCTACGACGACCCGATCGCCGCCGACGGCCGGATCGCCGACGAGCGGCGCATCGACTACCTCGACTCCCACCTGACGGCGCTGCGTGAGGCGATCTGCCAAGGGGTCGACGTGCGTGGCTACTTCACCTGGTCACTGCTGGACAACTTCGAGTGGGCGGAGGGCTTCCGCCAGCGATTCGGGCTCGTGCACGTCGACTACGACACCCTGGCCCGCACGCGACGCGACTCCTTCCACTGGTTCGCCGAGCACATCCGGGCGCACCAGTGA
- a CDS encoding MFS transporter, with protein MTTAVETNQRAPVSRGWVAGYGLMYFGQHLSWAAPVQILLAVQVLELYPQDKERMLALLMAAGGLAAVIAGPVAGHLADATRTRLGRRLPWMIGGSLVAAGMLAVAGLTQDYVALLIVWVVFQVALAASQTSAQSIPPDRVPQHQYGRVSGVMGLTYTAAVVVGSALGAALPTRAAYLAVGAVMLVSLVPFAFTYREPEAPRVERRAGFALPRLDEARDFWWVFLARLLVTLAQSIALFYLLYFLRDQVHYSDPETGVLILSAIYAVFVIISAIWSGRASDRSGKRRRFVSLSSFGVAIACLVMAVATDFTVVMAAAGLLGVSWGVFQAIDQALINHVLPSADDRAAHIGIVNLAVHIPNTAAPALAALLVMYAGGYFGLYSVAAALTMVGGLVVWKVRGVP; from the coding sequence GTGACCACTGCAGTCGAGACGAACCAGCGCGCGCCGGTCAGCCGGGGGTGGGTCGCCGGGTACGGGCTGATGTACTTCGGCCAGCACCTCTCGTGGGCAGCGCCGGTCCAGATCCTGCTGGCCGTCCAGGTGCTGGAGCTCTATCCGCAGGACAAGGAGCGCATGCTGGCGCTGCTGATGGCCGCCGGCGGCCTCGCCGCCGTCATCGCAGGGCCGGTGGCCGGTCACCTCGCTGATGCGACGCGTACCCGTCTCGGCCGTCGGTTGCCGTGGATGATCGGCGGAAGCCTCGTTGCCGCCGGCATGCTCGCCGTGGCGGGGCTCACCCAGGACTACGTGGCGCTGCTCATCGTGTGGGTCGTCTTCCAGGTCGCCCTGGCCGCGAGCCAGACCAGTGCCCAGTCGATCCCGCCCGACCGGGTGCCGCAGCACCAGTACGGCAGGGTCTCCGGCGTGATGGGCCTGACCTACACTGCTGCCGTCGTCGTGGGTTCCGCGCTGGGGGCTGCTCTGCCGACGCGGGCGGCGTACCTCGCCGTCGGTGCGGTGATGCTCGTCAGCCTGGTGCCCTTCGCGTTCACCTACCGTGAGCCCGAGGCGCCCCGCGTCGAACGCCGAGCGGGGTTCGCGCTGCCGCGGTTGGACGAGGCACGCGACTTCTGGTGGGTCTTCCTCGCCCGGCTGCTGGTCACCTTGGCGCAGTCCATCGCCTTGTTCTACCTGCTCTACTTCCTCCGCGACCAGGTGCACTACTCGGACCCGGAGACCGGAGTGCTCATCCTGTCGGCGATCTACGCGGTATTCGTGATCATCAGCGCGATCTGGTCGGGGCGCGCCAGTGACCGCAGCGGCAAGAGGCGCAGGTTCGTCTCGCTCTCGTCCTTCGGTGTGGCGATCGCCTGCCTGGTCATGGCCGTCGCCACCGACTTCACCGTCGTGATGGCGGCCGCGGGCCTGCTCGGAGTCAGTTGGGGGGTCTTCCAGGCCATCGACCAGGCACTGATCAACCATGTGCTGCCCTCCGCCGACGACCGCGCCGCCCACATCGGCATCGTCAACCTCGCCGTGCACATCCCGAACACCGCAGCTCCGGCCCTGGCCGCGCTGCTGGTGATGTATGCGGGGGGCTACTTCGGGTTGTACAGCGTCGCGGCAGCGCTGACGATGGTGGGCGGACTGGTCGTGTGGAAGGTGCGCGGCGTTCCCTAG
- a CDS encoding sulfatase, with product MRAIVVMYDTLNRRYLPPYGATGVHAPNFTDLARRAVTFDNAYGGSMPCMPARREMHTGRYNFLHRAWGPLEPFDDSAPEMLKHAGVHTHLITDHQHYWGDGGATYHARFNTFEFVRGQEGDEWKGVVDDPEEWADQPWFEAATNHALRRQDRVNRAYTATEETHPQTRVFDLGLEFIETNAGADNWLVQIETFDPHEPFFAPEDYRKLYADRHAWREGPDLDWPDYVPVTESDEDVEHVRSLYSSLLSMCDASLGRVLAVMDRHDMWDDTMLIVCTDHGFLLGEHDWWGKNTPPYYNETIHLPMFAWDPRDRVAGERREALVQTIDLAPTLLDFFGVAPTEDMEGRPLREVIRADERRRPAALFGIFGGHVNVTDGRWVYMRAPVGPGNPGLEEYTLMPTLMRGRMPVSTLREARLVSPFNFTKGVPVLELPGATYSDPYAFGSMLFDLTADPQQVDPMIDDAAELRMATLMRDLMVSNDAPASQFARMGLPVEGPLDESHLTCREHAPQVDRSRMTVLRPEDFPSGGVPVTTAVGVLRSDARCTDVMRLHLGELADMELPDEALSMSLLDLATVAVGVISPTQLRAIADDLAALAPLQSSEEK from the coding sequence ATGCGCGCGATCGTGGTCATGTATGACACCCTCAACCGGCGGTATCTCCCGCCGTACGGCGCCACCGGGGTCCATGCGCCGAACTTCACCGACCTGGCCCGGCGAGCGGTCACCTTCGACAACGCCTACGGCGGTTCGATGCCGTGCATGCCGGCTCGCCGGGAGATGCACACCGGTCGATACAACTTCCTGCACCGCGCGTGGGGGCCGCTGGAGCCCTTCGACGACTCCGCGCCCGAGATGCTCAAGCACGCCGGCGTCCACACGCACCTGATCACCGATCACCAGCACTACTGGGGTGATGGCGGGGCCACATACCACGCCCGTTTCAACACCTTCGAGTTCGTCCGCGGGCAGGAGGGTGACGAGTGGAAGGGGGTGGTCGACGACCCCGAGGAGTGGGCCGACCAGCCGTGGTTCGAGGCGGCCACCAACCACGCCTTGCGGCGACAGGACCGGGTCAACCGCGCCTACACGGCGACCGAGGAGACGCATCCGCAGACCCGGGTCTTCGACCTCGGTCTGGAGTTCATCGAGACCAACGCCGGTGCGGACAACTGGCTGGTGCAGATCGAGACCTTCGATCCGCACGAGCCCTTCTTCGCGCCCGAGGACTACCGCAAGCTCTACGCCGACCGGCACGCGTGGCGTGAGGGGCCGGACCTCGACTGGCCCGACTACGTCCCGGTGACCGAGTCCGACGAGGACGTCGAGCACGTGCGCAGCCTCTATTCATCGCTGCTGTCCATGTGCGACGCCAGCCTGGGTCGGGTCCTGGCGGTCATGGACCGCCACGACATGTGGGACGACACGATGCTGATTGTGTGCACCGACCACGGCTTCCTGCTGGGAGAGCACGACTGGTGGGGGAAGAACACGCCTCCCTACTACAACGAGACGATCCACCTGCCGATGTTCGCCTGGGACCCCCGCGACCGGGTTGCGGGCGAGCGCCGAGAGGCGCTGGTGCAGACGATCGACCTGGCCCCGACGCTGCTCGACTTCTTCGGCGTGGCCCCGACCGAGGACATGGAGGGCCGGCCGCTGCGCGAGGTCATCCGCGCCGACGAGAGGAGACGACCTGCTGCCCTGTTCGGGATCTTTGGCGGACACGTCAACGTCACCGACGGTCGGTGGGTCTACATGCGTGCTCCTGTCGGGCCCGGCAACCCGGGGCTGGAGGAGTACACCCTGATGCCCACGCTGATGCGCGGCCGGATGCCGGTGAGCACGCTGCGTGAGGCGCGACTCGTCTCTCCTTTCAACTTCACCAAGGGTGTCCCCGTGCTCGAGCTGCCCGGGGCCACCTACTCCGACCCCTACGCCTTCGGCAGCATGCTCTTTGATCTGACCGCGGACCCACAGCAGGTGGACCCGATGATCGACGACGCGGCCGAGCTGCGGATGGCCACCCTGATGCGGGACCTGATGGTCTCCAACGATGCCCCGGCCTCGCAGTTCGCACGGATGGGCCTACCCGTCGAGGGGCCGTTGGACGAGAGCCACCTGACCTGCCGTGAGCACGCGCCCCAGGTCGACAGGTCCCGGATGACGGTGCTGCGACCCGAGGACTTCCCCTCCGGTGGGGTACCGGTGACCACCGCTGTCGGCGTACTCAGAAGTGACGCTCGGTGCACGGACGTGATGCGCCTCCATCTCGGCGAGCTGGCCGACATGGAACTCCCCGACGAGGCTCTCTCGATGAGTTTGCTCGACCTCGCGACCGTCGCGGTGGGCGTCATCAGCCCCACCCAGCTGCGCGCCATCGCCGACGACCTTGCCGCGCTCGCGCCGTTGCAGTCTTCGGAGGAGAAATGA
- a CDS encoding formylglycine-generating enzyme family protein has product MTGHPCCVPGRETGGASHADAGATRRARPETVDRLRGRGITIPARTFLMGTDETVGFAADREGPQRWVALDAFAIDPCAVTTADFALFVADTGHTTDAELFGWSHVFAGLLPPALADSGPRPVSAPWWCAVTGATWRQPEGPGSQLHGRAEHPVTHVSHRDAEVFARWAGARLPTEAEWECAARGGLVGARYPWGDDDDAVARCNIFRGDFPERPDVADDWVGTMPVDSFEPNGFGLFCTSGNVWEWCSDDWRGGKVIRGGSYLCHDSYCNRYRVAARTASGRDSSSGHCGFRLAWTTTSSPDATG; this is encoded by the coding sequence ATGACCGGTCACCCGTGCTGCGTGCCCGGACGCGAGACCGGTGGCGCCTCCCACGCAGACGCCGGTGCGACCCGACGGGCTCGCCCGGAGACCGTGGACCGGCTGCGGGGACGCGGCATCACGATCCCGGCCCGGACGTTCTTGATGGGCACGGACGAGACGGTCGGGTTCGCCGCGGACCGGGAGGGCCCGCAGCGGTGGGTGGCCCTCGACGCCTTTGCCATCGATCCGTGCGCCGTCACGACAGCGGACTTCGCGCTGTTCGTCGCGGACACCGGACACACCACCGATGCAGAGCTCTTCGGCTGGAGCCACGTCTTCGCCGGGCTCCTGCCCCCAGCGCTCGCCGACTCCGGCCCCCGGCCGGTCAGCGCACCCTGGTGGTGCGCCGTGACCGGCGCGACCTGGCGCCAGCCGGAAGGTCCGGGCAGTCAGCTGCACGGGCGGGCCGAGCACCCGGTCACCCATGTCTCGCACCGGGATGCCGAGGTCTTCGCGCGGTGGGCCGGTGCACGTCTGCCCACCGAGGCCGAGTGGGAGTGCGCGGCCCGCGGTGGCCTCGTCGGGGCGCGCTACCCCTGGGGTGATGACGACGACGCCGTGGCCCGGTGCAACATCTTCCGCGGCGACTTCCCGGAGCGACCGGATGTCGCCGACGACTGGGTGGGCACCATGCCGGTCGACAGCTTCGAGCCGAACGGGTTCGGTCTGTTCTGCACGAGCGGCAACGTCTGGGAGTGGTGTTCTGACGACTGGCGCGGGGGCAAGGTCATCCGCGGCGGCTCCTACCTGTGCCACGACTCCTACTGCAACCGGTACCGCGTCGCTGCCCGGACCGCCAGCGGTCGCGACTCCAGCAGCGGGCACTGTGGATTCCGACTGGCATGGACCACCACCTCCTCGCCCGACGCCACCGGGTGA
- a CDS encoding Ku protein, which translates to MRAIWKGAVSFGLVNVPVRLYSATENHDVQFRQVHRTDGGRIRYKRFCSIDGEEVAYDDIAKGYETQDGEMVVLTDEDMAGLPTRSSKEISVEKFVPEDQIDPMLLDKSYYLEPDKSATKPYVLLREALEAQGRMAIVTVSIRTRMTMAVLRVREGVIVMQTMLWPDEIRSADFAAVDEAGEASEKEMAMARLLIDELAGDYDADEFEDDYAIAVEDLVKAKIEGGEVSAPEAEEDEGGEVVDLLAALAKSVDKAKKSRGESTDSSPDEAPAQKAAAKKSPTKKATAKKSPAKKSTTKKATTKKATAKKATAKKATAKKSPTKKKAS; encoded by the coding sequence ATGCGCGCCATCTGGAAGGGGGCCGTCTCCTTCGGCCTCGTCAACGTCCCCGTCCGCCTGTACTCCGCGACGGAGAACCACGACGTGCAGTTCCGCCAGGTCCACCGCACCGACGGCGGTCGGATCCGGTACAAGCGCTTCTGCAGCATCGACGGCGAGGAGGTCGCCTACGACGACATCGCCAAGGGCTACGAGACGCAGGACGGCGAGATGGTCGTGCTCACCGATGAGGACATGGCCGGCCTGCCGACGCGTTCGAGCAAGGAGATCAGCGTCGAGAAGTTCGTCCCCGAGGACCAGATCGATCCCATGCTGCTGGACAAGAGCTACTACCTCGAGCCGGACAAGTCGGCGACCAAGCCCTATGTCCTGCTGCGTGAGGCTCTCGAGGCCCAGGGACGGATGGCGATCGTCACCGTCTCCATCCGTACCCGGATGACCATGGCGGTGCTGCGCGTGCGTGAGGGCGTCATCGTCATGCAGACGATGCTGTGGCCCGACGAGATCCGCAGCGCGGACTTCGCCGCGGTGGACGAGGCGGGGGAGGCCAGCGAGAAGGAGATGGCGATGGCTCGTCTGCTCATCGACGAGCTCGCCGGAGACTACGACGCCGACGAGTTCGAGGACGACTACGCCATCGCCGTGGAGGACCTCGTCAAGGCCAAGATCGAAGGGGGCGAGGTCAGCGCCCCCGAGGCGGAGGAGGACGAGGGCGGCGAGGTCGTCGACCTGCTCGCGGCGCTGGCGAAGTCGGTCGACAAGGCCAAGAAGTCCCGCGGGGAGAGCACGGACTCTTCCCCGGATGAGGCCCCGGCGCAGAAGGCCGCCGCCAAGAAGAGCCCAACGAAGAAGGCCACCGCCAAGAAGTCCCCGGCGAAGAAGTCGACCACCAAGAAGGCGACGACGAAGAAGGCAACGGCGAAGAAGGCAACGGCGAAGAAGGCAACGGCGAAGAAGTCGCCAACCAAGAAGAAGGCGAGCTGA